In Camelina sativa cultivar DH55 chromosome 16, Cs, whole genome shotgun sequence, a single window of DNA contains:
- the LOC104751657 gene encoding UDP-galactose transporter 1-like, protein MEEGSLFRSLLAIIQWWGFNVTVIIMNKWIFQKLDFKFPLSVSCVHFICSSIGAYIVIKVLKLKPLIVVDPEDRWRRIFPMSFVFCINIVLGNVSLRYIPVSFMQTIKSFTPATTVVLQWLGWRKYFDWRIWASLVPIVGGILLTSVTELSFNMFGFCAALFGCLATSTKTILAESLLHGYKFDSINTVYYMAPFATMILGIPALLLEGSGIMSWFEAHPAPWSALIIIFSSGVLAFCLNFSIFYVIHSTTAVTFNVAGNLKVAVAVLVSWLIFRNPISYMNAVGCGITLVGCTFYGYVRHMLSQQTPGTPRTPRTPRSKMELLPLVNNDKLEGKV, encoded by the exons ATGGAGGAAGGAAGTTTGTTCAGATCTCTCTTAGCTATTATCCAGTGGTGGGGTTTCAACGTTACCGTCATCATCATGAACAAATGGATCTTTCAG AAACTGGATTTTAAGTTCCCACTATCGGTTTCATGTGTTCACTTCATATGTTCATCGATTGGAGCATACATCGTTATCAAAGTTCTCAAGCTTAAACCTTTGATTGTGGTTGATCCTGAAGATCGATGGAGGAGGATTTTCCCAATGTCTTTCGTCTTCTGTATTAACATTGTGTTGGGAAACGTCAGCCTTCGTTACATCCCTGTTTCGTTTATGCAGACCATCAAATCCTTCACTCCAGCAACCACAG TTGTGTTACAGTGGCTGGGATGGAGGAAATACTTCGACTGGCGTATTTGGGCGTCTCTTGTCCCCATTGTTGGAGGAATCCTTCTCACCTCTGTTACTGAGCTTAGTTTTAACATGTTTGGATTCTGTGCTGCCCTGTTTGGATGTTTAGCTACTTCCACCAAGACCATTCTAGCCGAATCTCTTCTTCATGGTTACAAATTTGACAG CATAAACACCGTATACTATATGGCGCCTTTTGCCACCATGATTCTCGGGATACCAGCGTTATTACTGGAAGGCAGCGGAATTATGAGTTGGTTTGAAGCACACCCAGCTCCCTGGTCAGCCCTCATCATTATATTCAGCTCTGGTGTTTTAGCCTTCTGCCTCAACTTCTCCATCTTTTACGTCATTCACTCCACAACTGCAGTCACATTCAACGTAGCTGGAAACCTTAAG GTTGCAGTGGCTGTATTGGTCTCATGGTTGATATTCCGTAACCCAATATCATATATGAATGCTGTTGGATGCGGTATTACGCTTGTGGGCTGCACATTTTATGGATATGTGAGGCATATGCTTTCACAGCAGACACCGGGAACTCCTAGGACTCCTCGTACCCCAAGAAGCAAGATGGAATTACTTCCTCTTGTTAATAATGATAAACTCGAAGGCAAAGTCTGA